The following proteins are encoded in a genomic region of Coffea eugenioides isolate CCC68of chromosome 6, Ceug_1.0, whole genome shotgun sequence:
- the LOC113773705 gene encoding U6 small nuclear RNA (adenine-(43)-N(6))-methyltransferase-like, with protein sequence MPSKKRKRVQERAAIHPRNKYSENPPDFGALASIYPSFKPYVFYSSRDGRPRIDWTDYNATRELTRVLLLHDHGLNWWIPDGQLCPTVPNRSNYIHWIEDLLSSDIIPDCRADGDAVKGFDIGTGANCIYPLLGASLLGWRFVVSDVTDVALEWAERNVTSNPHISELIEIRKVDNAKTIVEEKDLHGGLGRDNESIEDLGNTRAVMIGPEPSSSLELQSMVEKNYHGPPILAGVVKDEEKFDFCMCNPPFFETMEEAGLNPKTACGGTAQEMVCPGGEKAFITRIVEDSVQLKQSFRWYTSMIGRKSNLKILISRLREVGVTVVKTTEFVQGQTCRWGLAWSFVPPSRKIVSSSATEKNNLSFMLEGIQRQYSAIHVLQSVESFLCSCGASCKIDSTSFKIDVIASKDQCESILNTETQNIFATPSCPYELGMSNGPNDLQSSDLHLSISEDPPWGQVVDQNNIII encoded by the exons atgccgagcaagaagaggaagagagtTCAAGAAAGAGCGGCAATTCACCCTCGGAATAAATACTCCGAAAACCCGCCAGATTTCGGAGCCTTGGCGTCCATTTATCCCTCTTTCAAGCCTTACGTGTTCTACTCTTCTCGAGATGGTCGGCCCAGAATCGATTGGACTGATTACAATGCCACCCGTGAGCTCACCAGAGTCTTGCTTCTCCATGATCATGGCCTCAACTG GTGGATTCCTGATGGACAGCTTTGTCCTACTGTTCCTAACAGATCCAATTACATCCACTGGATAGAAGACCTCTTGTCATCAGACATTATCCCGGATTGTCGAGCTGATGGGGATGCTGTAAAGGGTTTTGACATAGGAACTGGGGCCAACTGTATTTATCCTCTTCTTGGTGCGTCTCTACTTGGTTGGAGATTTGTTGTTTCAG ATGTTACTGATGTTGCATTGGAGTGGGCTGAAAGAAATGTTACAAGTAATCCACATATCTctgaattgattgaaattagAAAAGTTGACAATGCAAAGACAATAGTTGAAGAGAAAGACTTGCATGGTGGACTTGGCAGAGATAACGAAAGCATTGAAGATTTGGGCAACACAAGAGCTGTTATGATAGGGCCTGAACCATCATCTTCTCTCGAGTTACAATCTATGGTTGAGAAGAATTATCATGGCCCACCGATACTTGCAGGTGTTGTTAAGGATGAGGAGAAATTTGACTTCTGCATGTGTAATCCTCCCTTCTTTGAGACAATGGAGGAAGCAGGATTGAATCCAAAGACTGCATGTGGTGGGACTGCACAGGAGATGGTTTGTCCTGGTGGGGAAAAAGCTTTCATTACTCGAATAGTTGAAGATAGTGTTCAATTAAAGCAATCTTTTCG GTGGTACACTTCAATGATTGGAAGAAAATCAAATCTGAAAATCCTAATATCCAGGCTTCGGGAAGTTGGAGTCACCGTGGTGAAGACAACAGAATTTGTGCAAGGCCAAACTTGTAGATGGGGCCTTGCTTGGTCATTTGTACCTCCATCTAGGAAGATTGTATCATCCAGTGCTACTGAGAAGAATAACCTATCTTTCATGCTTGAG GGTATTCAGCGCCAATATAGTGCTATTCACGTGTTGCAATCAGTGGAGTCCTTTTTGTGCAGTTGTGGTGCTTCTTGCAAAATAGATTCCACCTCCTTCAAGATTGAT GTTATTGCTTCCAAAGATCAATGTGAGTCGATCCTTAACACTGAGACACAAAATATATTTGCCACTCCAAGCTGTCCATATGAATTGGGGATGTCAAATGGTCCAAATGACCTTCAATCCAGTGACCTGCACCTTAGCATTTCG GAGGACCCGCCATGGGGTCAAGTTGTTGACCAAAATAACATTATCATCTGA
- the LOC113773706 gene encoding myb family transcription factor PHL5: MPSVLFATAYSSKEFVNKKDRFPTVISCNFGLDNFSGTHLLLLFLVQSFELLHLTSIIIIPSMNIQKIGSYERMLQNCGHTSDYASEFSYRFPHSFGNPPESSDMGLCFQSAARDDGSQRQNFWPNNSSSTIMGQIGSASAFYAAEVYMGLTQLDARDNQSTCSTQLSKINHDVHIPSYDQSENCLFTDSPPRKLEPCSFPANNALPAVPNSQTPNSQYISSEASYRHPFSDLTEKERLWQLKKKLLGDVDNPNKRQHTMPLQRNQDVGVSCNLYDSHFPNAKPSGRSSGCISPISTNPASAAGAVTNKTRIRWTQELHDRFVECVNHLGGADKATPKAILRLMEWEGLTIFHVKSHLQKYRNAKYIPASAEGTLLTNNFAQYVRKVVMFDPKIASGKSDKGPCTNNAAQIDIKK; encoded by the exons ATGCCTTCTGTCCTTTTTGCCACAGCTTATTCTTCTAAGGAGTTCGTTAATAAAAAAGATCGATTCCCTACAGTTATTTCTTGCAACTTTGGTCTTGATAATTTCAGTGGAACTCACCTTTTGTTGCTGTTCTTGGTCCAAAGTTTTGAGTTGTTGCATCTCACCAGCATAATCATAATACCATCAATGAATATCCAAAAGATTGGGAGCTATGAAAGAATGCTGCAGAACTGTGGACACACAAGTGATTATGCTTCAGAATTTTCATACAGGTTTCCCCATAGTTTTGGTAATCCGCCGGAGTCCTCCGACATGGGGCTTTGTTTTCAGTCAGCAGCCAGAGATGATGGCTCACAGAGGCAAAACTTTTGGCCTAATAACTCATCTAGCACCATTATGGGCCAAATTGGATCAGCTTCTGCTTTCTATGCAGCGGAAGTTTACATGGGATTAACACAGCTTGATGCCAGAGATAATCAGTCCACCTGCAGCACCCAGCTTTCGAAGATTAATCATGATGTACATATTCCATCATATGACCAATCTGAGAATTGTTTATTTACAGATTCACCTCCAAGAAAGCTAGAGCCCTGCAGCTTCCCAGCGAATAACGCCTTGCCAGCGGTTCCAAACTCTCAAACCCCAAACAGCCAATATATCAGTTCAGAAGCATCCTATAGACATCCCTTTAGTGATCTTACAGAGAAAGAGAGGCTGTGGCAACTCAAAAAGAAACTGTTGGGTGACGTTGATAATCCCAATAAGAGACAGCATACCATGCCTCTTCAGAGAAATCAAGATGTCGGA GTCTCGTGCAATTTGTACGACTCCCACTTCCCAAATGCGAAGCCGTCTGGTAGAAGTTCTGGATGTATTTCTCCTATTTCCACCAATCCTGCCTCTGCTGCAGGAGCTGTAACCAACAAGACACGGATCAGATGGACTCAGGAGCTTCATGATCGATTTGTCGAGTGTGTAAACCACCTTGGTGGTGCTGACA AGGCTACACCCAAGGCAATACTAAGGCTGATGGAATGGGAAGGACTAACCATCTTCCATGTCAAAAGTCATTTGCAG AAATATCGAAATGCAAAGTACATCCCAGCATCTGCAGAAGGTACACTCTTGACAAACAATTTTGCACAATATGTGAGGAAAGTTGTCATGTTTGATCCTAAGATTGCTTCAG GAAAATCTGACAAAGGACCATGCACAAACAATGCAGCGCAGATTGACATAAAAAAGTAA
- the LOC113776163 gene encoding UBP1-associated protein 2C-like produces MEEIKKRKLEELGNGKFDLNLSQPTSLTLSLSSSSSASLEELRTLLEPLAKPQLTDLLVKLGFQYPFIAEEIRSVARADPALRKLFVRGLSWNTTSETLCAAFEEHGEIEEGAVIADKATGKSRGYGFITYKDMESAQRALKAPSKIIDGRMAVCNLACEGLSSSSTTPDQAQRKLYIGSLSPETTSELLLSFFAKHGEIEEGSVAYDKETNRSRGFGFVTFKTVEAAKRAIDDPQKMLGGRNITVKLADNHKGKVMHTQLPSPIVPVPVGLASAYPPPHNVHSGSGNPVGYAYPQPLAAYPGTAYSSPPVVGAGAYPGQPQTSYPQFGHKKDPPTPPSALGGYPYYMPKQ; encoded by the exons ATGGAGGAGATAAAGAAGCGAAAGCTGGAGGAATTGGGCAACGGAAAATTCGATCTGAATTTATCACAACCCACTTCGCTGACTTTATCTCTGTCTTCCTCTTCATCTGCATCACTAGAAGAGCTGCGCACGCTGCTTGAACCTCTAGCCAAGCCTCAACTGACTGACCTCCTAGTCAAACT AGGGTTCCAATATCCTTTTATTGCTGAAGAAATTAGAAGTGTTGCAAGAGCAGATCCAGCCCTTCGAAAGCTTTTTGTTCGTGGTTTATCCTGGAATACTACTTCAGAGACCTTGTGTGCT GCATTTGAAGAGCATGGGGAAATTGAAGAGGGTGCTGTGATAGCTGACAAAGCTACAGGAAAATCACGTGGCTATGGTTTCATCACATACAAAGACATGGAGTCAGCTCAGAGAGCTTTAAAAGCACCAAGCAAAATTATTGAT GGTCGCATGGCTGTCTGTAACCTAGCCTGTGAGGGCTTGAGCAGCTCCAGCACTACACCTGATCAGGCCCAGAGAAAGCTCTATATTGGTAGTTTGTCACCGGAAACTACCAGTGAATTGCTACTGAGCTTCTTTGCAAAGCACGGTGAGATAGAAGAAGGTTCAGTGGCATATGACAAGGAAACAAACAGATCACG TGGTTTTGGCTTTGTTACTTTCAAAACTGTGGAAGCTGCAAAGAGAGCTATAGATGATCCACAAAAGATGCTTGGG GGAAGAAATATAACTGTGAAGCTTGCTGATAACCACAAAGGCAAAGTTATGCACACACAGTTACCATCACCAATTGTTCCAGTACCAGTTGGTTTGGCTTCTGCATACCCTCCCCCTCATAATGTTCATTCTGGCTCTGGAAATCCGGTTGGATATGCTTATCCTCAACCATTGGCAGCATATCCTGGTACTGCATACTCAAGTCCACCTGTAGTAGGAGCTGGTGCATACCCAGGCCAACCACAGACTTCGTATCCCCAGTTTGGTCATAAGAAAGATCCTCCAACTCCACCTTCAGCACTAGGAGGGTACCCGTATTACATGCCAAAGCAATGA